A region from the Triticum aestivum cultivar Chinese Spring chromosome 3D, IWGSC CS RefSeq v2.1, whole genome shotgun sequence genome encodes:
- the LOC123080779 gene encoding probable glucomannan 4-beta-mannosyltransferase 11 has product MAGAGEEFMAGVWAEVPVRVDWAAVAAQCAWAGAQARAFLVVPAIRLLVVLSLAMTVMILLEKIFVAAVCFAAKAFGHRPERRYQWRPIAAGAAAAARGDEEAGLVGGGGGSAAFPVVLVQIPMYNEREVYKLSIGAACALEWPSDRVVIQVLDDSTDPAVKDLVEIECQRWKGKGVNIKYEVRGNRKGYKAGALKEGLKHDYVQECEFIAMFDADFQPESDFLLRTVPFLVHNPDIALVQTRWKFVNSDECLLTRFQEMSLDYHFKFEQEAGSIVYSFFGFNGTAGVWRISAIDDAGGWKDRTTVEDMDLAVRTALKGWKFVYVGAVKVRSELPSTFKAYRFQQHRWSCGPANLFKKMLVEILESKKVSFWSKLHLLYDFFFVGKIAAHTVTFIYYCFAIPLSVFFPEIQIPLWGVVYVPTVITLCKALGSPSSFHLVILWVLFENVMSLHRIRAAITGLLDAGRVNEWVVTEKLGDANKTKPATEVLDAVKVIDVELTTPLVPKLKKRRIRLWDKYNCSEIFVGTCIVICGFYDLFYANKGYYIYLFIQGLAFLVVGFEYIGTRPPTPSA; this is encoded by the exons ATGGCCGGCGCCGGCGAGGAGTTCATGGCGGGGGTGTGGGCGGAGGTGCCGGTGCGGGTGGACTGGGCGGCCGTGGCGGCGCAATGCGCGTGGGCCGGCGCGCAGGCGCGGGCGTTCCTGGTGGTGCCGGCCATCCGGCTGCTGGTGGTCCTGTCGCTGGCCATGACGGTCATGATCCTGCTCGAGAAGATATTCGTGGCCGCCGTGTGCTTCGCggccaaggccttcgggcaccggCCCGAGCGCCGGTACCAGTGGCGGCCGATCGCGGCAGGCGCTGCTGCCGCGGCCAGGGGGGACGAGGAGGCcggcctcgtcggcggcggcggcggcagcgcggcgtTCCCCGTGGTGCTGGTGCAGATCCCCATGTACAACGAGCGGGAG GTGTACAAGCTGTCGATCGGGGCGGCATGTGCGCTGGAGTGGCCGTCGGACCGCGTGGTGATCCAGGTGCTGGACGACTCCACCGACCCCGCTGTAAAG GACCTGGTGGAGATCGAATGCCAGAGGTGGAAGGGCAAGGGCGTGAACATCAAGTACGAGGTGAGGGGGAACCGCAAGGGGTACAAGGCCGGCGCGCTCAAGGAGGGGCTCAAGCACGACTACGTGCAGGAGTGCGAGTTCATCGCCATGTTCGACGCCGACTTCCAGCCCGAGTCCGACTTCCTCCTGCGCACCGTCCCCTTCCTCGTGCACAACCCCGACATCGCCCTCGTCCAGACCCGCTGGAAGTTCG TCAACTCGGATGAGTGCTTGCTGACGAGGTTCCAGGAGATGTCTCTGGACTACCATTTCAAGTTCGAGCAGGAGGCCGGGTCCATAGTCTACTCGTTTTTCGGCTTCAACG GGACCGCCGGTGTCTGGAGGATATCGGCGATCGACGATGCCGGGGGGTGGAAGGACCGGACGACGGTGGAGGACATGGACCTGGCTGTTCGCACCGCTCTGAAGGGCTGGAAGTTCGTGTATGTTGGCGCCGTAAAA GTCAGGAGTGAGCTGCCAAGCACATTCAAGGCGTACCGATTCCAGCAGCACAGGTGGTCATGTGGACCAGCGAACCTGTTCAAGAAAATGTTGGTAGAGATTCTAGAGAGCAAG AAAGTGTCGTTTTGGAGCAAGCTCCACCTCTTGTACGACTTCTTCTTTGTTGGGAAGATCGCCGCTCACACGGTGACGTTCATCTACTACTGCTTCGCGAtcccgttgtccgttttcttcCCTGAGATTCAGATTCCTCTCTGGGGCGTGGTCTACGTTCCGACCGTTATCACCCTCTGCAAGGCTCTCGGATCACCAAG TTCATTTCATCTGGTGATCCTCTGGGTCCTCTTTGAGAATGTGATGTCGTTGCACCGGATAAGAGCCGCGATAACTGGTCTTCTAGACGCTGGACGAGTCAATGAGTGGGTTGTCACCGAGAAATTGGGAGATGCCAACAAGACGAAGCCAGCCACGGAAGTATTAGATGCTGTGAAGGTGATAGATGTCGAGCTAACGACGCCCCTAGTGCCGAAGCTCAAGAAGAGAAGAATAAGATTATGGGACAA GTACAACTGCTCAGAGATTTTTGTTGGAACCTGCATAGTTATATGTGGTTTCTACGATTTGTTTTACGCAAACAAAGGGTACTACATCTACCTCTTCATTCAAGGCCTAGCATTCCTCGTCGTCGGTTTTGAGTATATCGGCACACGCCCTCCCACTCCCAGCGCCTAA